The window CTGAATAATTCAACTGACAAATCGCAACGCCATTCATTATGACAAATGAGGAATCAACTGCCAGCTTTCGTCATTACAAATGATGCTGGGCACAAATATCCTGAATCAATGAATCCTTTTCCGCAACTCCATTCCGCCGCCTTATAGCGAATCACTTACAGCGGCTCTCACCTACACCGTACAGCGGCCACAGCAAGCCGAGCGGCTTCGGAGTCGGAGTGGGCCGCCTCTGTTTCGGCCGAGCAACAACAAGCCCTGATTGGCCAGCGATTACAGCCAGCCAATCACGCTCTATGCATCCCTCCCAAAAACGTAAAACAAAGAGACAAGAGCAACACCAATCATTCCAATCATTCCCATCATCtgatgaagccatcgccggTTGTTTGTACCCGAGGCCGCGTGCAACGCTGACGCCGAAGAGGTTACGGATGACTTTGTGACTCTTTTTGTTGAAACCTAACCGGCAGACTAAGCCGAAGTGCCCATCTCGATGTATTGGACTCTGCTGGGTTTTACTGGAAACCCCTCTATTCAGGCTTTACTACAAGCAGTCTTTGGGATACCAAGGATGGTTAGGGAATTGCTTTATACAGAATGTCCCACAGTTCTACTTATTGGTAGTACCTACTGCAAGTAGCAACTTGAACGCTGGGCCCCACAGCTCCATAGGGCGTAGGTGCATTTACTCCGTCCGTATACGCGGCTTACCGCTGCGTGCCCGGCGAGTGTATCCGGTAAGGTCGGTCCCGAAGCTTGGTCGGTGAAACGAATCTGAACAGAATCGAGAATGGAAGAATGGGCCAATGAGTCGTTCGCCGAGTGCTGAATTGCTAAACTAGATGTGCAAGtttatttctcttcttcagaaaTAGGCTATTCACGACGTAATCGGGATGGAGACCCATGTTGAGTATCGGTTGACGTCGTAAACTACGGCCCTGGGGTCGGAGCTCATTACGGAGCAGCAAGTATCAAGATCGGTTCTCAGATATTGAGCACTGCAGGATCTGATAGTCCGATGTGATACAATATCAGGACAAGGTAGTCGAGTCATAAGCTTGCTGACGAATTCTGCACATGTTTTATGTCGCATGACATGAATGCATATACACCTTGATAGGCTGAGGATGCATTAAAAGCATTAGTTGAAGAATGCTACTGGACAAGGTGGGTTATAAACTCAAGGATATTGTAATGGATGCTTATAAACCGAATTACCCAGCGGATTGGTAATAAGAACACCTTTGCAACTATAATCACGACGATGCAGGTATTCGGGTTCCGCGCGCACTTATGTCTTTGGGTGTAAGTGTTGTAGAGCTACTCACAGCCCTAAACAAACAAGCCTTTGGCCCCACGAGGGCTACCCAGTCTAGAAAGCGGTTCCTACCATATCCAGCAAAACATCAATAGAACAAGCCTCTAAGCGGCGGCAAATCCCAGCCAGAAGGGGAAAGATGACCAGCCAAGAAGTGGCCAAGTCCGATTCTTGCTCGCTAGAAGCCCAAAAGTCGGCTTCGGAGCCACAGAGCCGCTACTTTTTGTGGTGGGGGCGCGTTGTGGGGAGACGCCAGAGCGAAACCCTTGCGTATTCCTAGCCCTGAGCACCGTATGACGACCCTTGTGATGTGACAACGGCAGTTTCGAAGCCACCTAATAGGCAGATGTATATAATAGGCAGGCAGACGTTGCAATGGATTGCGTATATATGGATATGTTATGTTACGTGTGGGAGCGAGACCTACGTATGCCTCTTTCGCGGCCGCGGAACCCGATTAGTCTTGCTTGAGAAAAAACACActagaagaggaaagaaagtGATTAAAAGAGAAAGACACAGGAAGAAGGGATTTGAATGcaggacaaggaaaagacaGTCATGGAAACCGCCATTTGCTCATCTATAACACGGGCCGCGGGACTTGGAGACGCTTTTTGGAGAGCGAACTTGCGAGACGTTGCGGTCATGGCCATGTCGGATCAGAATCAGAGCATCAACAAGCCTTtgggcaagggcaagggagtGACTCCAGGTATGCacaagtttttttcttcttcttctcatttaAACTTCAagtctttctctttgtttcttttcttcttgtcaagttcaaacgggaaaaaaaaggagaaaaggacgCCAACGCATGCACGAAAAGAATGACTCATCGTGCAACTCACTTGTGTATGTAATTGTTGTTGACAAGGAGTATTAGTTGTGCCACCCTCCcttgcgtcgtcgtcgtctacATTTCAAGTCCAAATCAAGTCGGAACAAAATGTCATGGAGCGTCTCGCACTCGAGTTTTCATCACTGCCGGACAGAGAAATGGTGCCTGAGGGTTCAGACTCGGCtgggcagcaacagcaacttACAGCGCCGGGGTGTAAGTCAAAGTTGTGCCACGATTTTGAGACAACAGCCTCGTACTCCCATGACTGTGAGCTAataagatgaaaaaaaaaaaaaacagcatcTAGTCAAATTACTCATACTTCAAACACGCCCACGAATAATCTCATCACAAAGACTATCCGCGCAGCCATGTCGGACATCAACAAGCCAAAGTGAAGATTCCAAGTCTCACTGACAGCCAGAAAAAACCAACAAAACGAGTATCCGACTGGGGGGAAAAACACAAAGCATAGCCGGcgttcctttttcttctccttcttctcttttcctcaagttcaatatttctttttttccttcatcttctttatTGTTGGGGTTGTCTAAGCGCGGCAAGACATCGGCGCAATTTACAGTCAAAGAGTCATCTCATGACTAAAACGCGCGTCAGAATCGGTGAGTAGACGCAATCGACACTAGGAAAAGGGTCTCTTTCGGCACTTTGAACAGGCAGCAACCCTAATACTAACACTGGCATCATTGACAGCAAAGGGGAGATGGAATCGACGGTCAATGCCGGCGTGTCTAGattgatggaagaaaaatatggagaagagggtgcAGGGCGCTTGTCCGGATCGAGCTCGCCGAGAGCCGCCTTGAGgttcggcttcggcttaCTTGCTGGCTGTCGTTGCTCTGTGTGCGGCTTCGGACTTGCTGCCAAGTGAGGGGATATAAATGAGCATCACGACGCCGTCACAACTGGTTGGTTTTACATGATGACCAGCACTTGCTAGGGCTTGGCAACACTGAAGAATGTCTCGGTCTGGATTACCAAGAGTCTGTTGATGCCCAAGTGCCGGAGCGAGGAACCCAAGTCGGAGCATTTCCCACGAAGCCATCATGTGATGCAGAGTTGGGGAGAGTTGTCTTGGACGAGTATGCATGTATATTGTACTTATACATCTAACCAGCAATATACCAAGTGTTACTTCTATAAGGATTAACAATGTCAAGACCACCCATGGCTTCCAATCACCTCATCTCATCTTGATAGCTTCTCTCCAAGACATACATACGTGCATCTTCATCCTTagccagcttcatcttctatACATGCGTCCTGCCTTCTTCCCCACAACCCAGTACCACCTCGCCACATGGCTCCAGACCATCGACGCTCCGTCGTGTTACTTGCTACCGCCACCATCTAGAGCCAAcaaattttctcttcttctcctcagcAATATTTTTCCCTTTACTCACAACCCAGCCATGCCACCACTATATAGCTAGCCGCTCGTCTAGCGAGGTCCAACCTCCAATCAcgtcgctgccgccggcgcaTGACCCGCTGCAGGACCGGGAGGAGTCCGCTAAAAGGCTTTACTGCGGGCCGCTacaggcgctgctgctccctgcAAGGTCCTGTGGCCGGGCCAGCTCCAGCCCTTCgactcttcttcctcgaccTGTTCCTCTTTCCAGCCTCTTGCAtctcagctgcttcagccTCCTCGCACTATCGCCTCTACATCTGCCACACCCCTTCATCCTTCTTCCCGCAACCAAATAGACATCTCTACCTATGTCACCGTTCAATATAAACCATCGCCACGTGCAATAGACGAAACAGTGCCTTATCGGCCGCCCCGCAAATCTCCCGGTGCTAAACCCCATTCTGCCCGTTTTACTGCCTAGTACGTGCCATCGCCCGCTAGCTCTCTCCACCGCCTACCTTCTGCTTTCAgctgtgatttttttttcttcaatagTCTGGTCTGGTGTGATAATAATtgttgcctctgcctctttttgccgtccttctttttcttctcctctcaatcccttctcttctctacAGCAGCATTTTGCACCATCTGCTCGTAACCGAGTGGATTTCTTCATGAGCGTTGCTCACTCATAGGACTGCCGGCAAGCGACTTGGAGTCTTTGCGCTTGCTGTACGATTCGTACATAGGGACGAAGAAAGACTCCACGGATTGGGAGCTCCAACATTGtcaccaccagcatcaccatcGAGATACCCAATATATACCCACGCGCATATACACCGTTGTAATCACACAGGTATGGAATGACGGACTCAATGGGATACATAGACTTTTGCCCGCCTGTCGATAGAGCGCATTTCTGACGCCACACTTGCTAGCAATTGAATGACCCGCTCAAAGCGCCGTCAAGCACCAACAACTCCAGCACccgcatctccagcagcatctccagcttcagctccagcctctgcctcccagcctctgctctgctccagctcctccagctcctccagcgcTGCTCCGTCCTACGGCACCGCCACCATGGCCATCAACCCCGCCCCGCCCTACGTCGAGGCCGACTCCAAGCTCGGCTTCTCCACCACCGTCGTCTCGTCCGGCTCTGGCGACAAGAACGACGATACTCACGTCGCTGAGACCAACAACGGCCGCCAAGATCCGGCCACCGACGCCACCCTCTCCGAAGGCATCCACATCCTCGAGGCGTCCTCCACCCACTGGTGGTCCTACCTGAAAACCGCCGACTTCTGGGCCGTCATCGCCGTCGGCCAGGTGCTGTCGCTGTGCATCACCGGCACAAACACCTTCACGTCGTTCCTGGCCAACGTCGGCACAAACATCCCCGCCTTCCAGACCGTCTTCAACTACATCctgctcttcctcatctACACCTCCATCATGCTGTGGCGCGACGGCCCGCGCGTCTGGTGGGACATCCTCGTCAAGGACGGCTGGCGCTACCTCATCATGAGCTTCCTCGACGTCGAGGGCAACTACTTCACCGTGCTCGCCTACCGCTACACCAACCTGCTGTCcgcccagctgctcaacTTCTGGTCCATTGTCtgcgtcgtcatcatctccttcatccTGCTGCGCGTGCGCTACAAGATCTTCCAGGTCATcggcatcctcatctgctgcggcggcatGGGCATCCTGCTGGCCTCGGACCACATCACCGGCGCCAACGGCGGCCCGGGCGTCGACATGGTCAAGGGCGACCTCTTTGGCCTGCTGGGCGCCACCCTCTACGGCGTCTCCAACGTCTTCGAGGAGTGGCTCGTCTCCAAGCGGCCCATGCACCACGTCCTGGCCTTCATGGGCCTCTTTGGCATGATCATCAACGGCATCCAGGCCGCCATCTTCGACCGCAAGTCCTTCCAGGAGGCGCACTGGGACGGCGCCGTCGGCGGCTGGCTCGCCGGCTACACCCTCTGCCTGTGCATCTTCTACACGCTGGCGCCCCTCATCCTGCGCATGGGCAgcgccgccttcttcgacATCTCCCTGCTGACCGCAAACTTCTGGggcgtcatcatcggcatcCACGTCTTTGGCTACACCATCCACTACCTCTACCCCATTGCCTTTGTCTGCATCGTCATCGGTCTCTTCATCTACTTCCTCTCGGGCAGCGTCCTCGGCGACTCCAAGAAGCCCTGGCTGGGCGACAACCAGGAGGATGGCGTGGCTGGCTTTGGTACCGCCAAGCTGCGCGCCCTCAACGCCGCGAGGAAGGCTCAGATGAATGCCACTGGCACCGAGGCTGGTGCCGCTAGTTCTGAGTAAAATAAACCAAGCATCAAGGATAAGAGGAGGAATTTTTGGCTTGAGTTACATAAAAGGAGAGATGGGATAACGTAATTGTTTAAAGGGGTGATGTACATGAAAGAGATGTAACATATATCTACATCTATACACATATACCCAATACTGCTTAATATACATGACATTTACTTCTTTGGATAcacaaagaaataaaatacaTTACACGTCTACTCTTATCATTTCGTCTCTAGATTGCAAACTCCATAGCATTCCCCCCCACTTCTTGATGACGGCTCATAAAAACTTAAATCACCAATCAAATTATATATAGTCTTTATTTGTTAACCTTTTACAATATTTAACCCCTCCCTCCTTGAACCCCCTCCCTTTAGATAGCCATTCCCGCAACTACCTACCCAACATAAGATTAAGTAAAACGCTTCATATCGCCAAATTGAGTCCCAGCCAAAAATCCATACATCCCATCCAAAATAGAtagaaaaagggagaaaaaagcaacaccaacatgtttgtttctttcaCCCCAACCCCCCCCTTGTGGTAGATAATAAAAGCCCTTTCGCTGTTCCAGTCTGCGCCCGAAAGATTAACCCCATATAGTTTgaatagtatatatatatatatagacaGATTGCGCATATATCGATCCATCCATCGATAAGAGTGTGTAAATGTATGCAAGCATGAGCGTATATGAATTGCAAGCCAGTCATATGCCAATGTGATTGCAACTTAACACGCTTTTTGTCAGTATGCATCTCTCTTcatgcttcttcctcatcattACTTCTTCCCCTTTCTTCGCTTTTGCAAGAGTAAGCTCAAATAATGGCCTTGCTGTCGCTGTAAGCTGCTGCCGATTATTCcatcaagagagagagacgtgTCAAGACAAGACCACCTCCACTCCGTCCTCCCCCCCATTCCTGCCATTAATCTTCTCAACATGCTCAACTCCATTAGAAGCTTTCCTTGTCGACGAGCTAGAGCTAGGCCGCGCATCATCTCTGAGAAGGCCAATTCTCGCATCGTGCTCGCTTTGCAGCTGCTTCGTCTCCGTCTTGATCAGCGCCTTGTCTTCAAGGCCCTcaataaaagaaatatcGCCAACCCGAAACTTTTCGCGCAAACCCTCCACCCCGGGAGATACAGCACCTCGCTCTGGAGGTGGAGTCACTACCAAGTGATCGGGCCATAGGATTCTGCGTGCTTCCTCTTCCGTCATCGGGGGCTCGTAAATGTCGTCCGCCGATATCACGCTCGTTTGATCCGAAGGTGTAGTCGATTCATTTGAAAGCTCAAAGGAGCGCTGCCGAGGTGTTGTTGGAGTGGCCGAGTCATCGTCCTCTGAGCCATCATGGTTCTCGTCAATGTTGGCGactggcagcagcggcggcggaggattGGCCTCTCTCGATTGGAACGGCGGTGGCGGGTCACGGGCCAGAATACTCACAACATCATCCTCATGGCTGGCGTGGGACCGCCCGCCTTGTGAGGATACAGAGCCGTTTCGAGTCAGCGGGTCGacgctgccgtcgtcgtcgtcgtcgtcgtcatccgaGTCGTCCGAATCGTACAGtccttcgtcgtcttcgcttCGCAGAGTAATTGCATCTGCACCATCACCAAAGCCCCTTTCTTTGAGCAAGTCGGCCTCTGACTTTAATATTTTGCTTTCCGCCTTGTCGTCTTCCAGCGAGTATCGTCCCACGCTTCCCCACCGTATCCTATCGGCACGCAGAATGTTGCGCATGAGCTGGAGTTCGTTTCTCTTGTACGTCTCGTAGAAGCCTCGGTTGATCCTGGCAGCGGCCTGAAGATCCTCCAGGTCCTCCATCTCACCAAGAATCCGGAGTCGAATCTCTTCTGGGAATTCGCTAACAACACTGTGAATGTTCTCATGCGCAGCAGCCATTCGGTTCAGGCCAGCGGTGAGAAGCAACTGTGGCTCTGATATTTTGTGCTTCGACAGCGCCCAGCCGTGGCTTTTGCCGCTGATATCAAATAGGGTCAAGCCGGTGACGCTGTTGTAAATATCGGCAATGGATGCTCGAAACGCGGGAACAGGGTCACAAACGCTTCCAGGGTGAAGCGGCGCAGGAGGACTCGGTGTCGAGCGAAGCGTTTCCATCATCTGTGCCAAGCTCTTGGACGGAGGACGAACGTTGGGAAGGTGTGACATGAGGCTGGGCTGTACAATGGTGGGCAGCAAGCCGAGTTCGTTGTACACCAGCATCATCCACCCGAGGTTGGAAGCGTCACACCAGTGGTTGCCCTTGGGGCATCTCGGGGTGCTGGTCAGCGCCATGGAAGGCTGGATGGGCGAGGCGAGGTGGCTGTCGAGTTCGGAGAGAGGGATATGCTGATTAGTTTGCGAAGAATCATCCTGCGCTGGTCGGATATATTCCTGTATTGTGCTCCTACAGCTTGCGTAGAGTTGATCAACCTTGGCGCAGCGAACCGCCCAGACTTTATCCTTGATCTTCCTGGGCCAAGCTTTACTGTCCAAGTCTTTTTCGTCGGCAAGATTTAGTATAGCGCTCTTGGACATTCGAGTGAAGAGCTGGCGGAGGCCAAACGCGTAGCTAATGATGAGAAGCCCATCCGGCATGTCATCGGCCCCCCTTGTGCATCCACTGCGGCAGCCACCTGTGCTCGACGACCAATTCCAACGGCGATGTGCTTCTGTACCGCAGGGAACACTCGGCAATGGCGACGAATTGCTCAAAGGTAACGTCCCTGGGCACTTGATCGTTGTGCATGTGGCCGGCATGGAGCAGGATCTCGAGTGAACCGAAGCGGTTGAATTCTTGCTGCGGCATCCGGTACAGCTTGACTTCGGATCCATCATCACAGACATACGGCACCGGCAGCGGCGGGAGTTCGTCAGTGATGTCGTCAGTTTCATGCATGTAGAGACTGTTGGGGTGCCCAGAAAACAACCGCCCGAAGATGGGCGACGTCTCTGCTAGCAAGGCGGAAGAAACACGGAAGCGCAGCGCAGGCTCATTGCCGGTGGCATCGGGGCCAATGTTGGCAAACTCGAGAACAACGTCACCGCGAGGGTGGATGGCAAATTCCTCAATGACTCTTGCCGGAGAGATGCCCGATTCTCCAGCTTGGAGCAGTTTTCGAACATCGCTGAGTTCTTGCTTGACCTTTTCGTAGTTTCTAAATCGTATTTCATATCGCGGAAACTGCAAATTTATTAGCATTGCTAGAGAATTAATGATCAAAGACACTGTCATTCTCTGTACTCACAAATTGGGGATCTGCAGACAAAATCTTGGTGACGCTCGCATTGCGCATTCGGTGGACCGCTTCTCTTCTGAATTTcttgctggagaagagattCTCGAGCATGTCTGGCGTCGCATCCCGTTCGTAGCTCTTGTACGTCTCGGCGAGGCTGGTTTTGAACGAGTCCGCCAGCACCTCCAGACATGCCTTCCAGTCGCGGATGGGAGTAAGCCACGTGTCACCGCCATGGTGACTCCTCCCACCATTTGTGACTACTTCGGCCAAGCTGCGGCCGCTAAAGGAACTTCTATGGTCGAACAGAGCACTTGGACTGCGAGGGCCGTCTACCAGGGAATCGTGGCGAATCAAGGGGAGAGTATCGTTGGTGTCGGAGAGCTTGCGAGGCAGCTTAATCTCCTCTCGCAGGATAGCCTCGCAAAGGGCTGCGCACCGCTTGCTGATCTTGTCAAACTCTTTGTAGGCGCCATCAACATGATTGGGGCCCTGGGGAGCGCCTCGCATGCGCGCAACAAGAGCCTGTAGCTGGTGATGACTTGACTTTGATGTTTCGTGGATATGGATGGAGCTGTTTTCGTGGATGGAGGGTTCGTGGGCGTCGTTGTCGACGGATGGGGTGCCATGCTTGTTCTAGGCGGGGTGTCAGCAATCAGTCATGATGGtttgggcagcagcaaggaaaCAGTCGAGGTAAGCCAAGCTGAGTCGCTCGACTCGGCGACGCAACAGTTGAAACAGACAGAGGGGCGGATGTAAAGGCAGGCAAGAAGCGCGACTGCGGCAACAAGATCTGAGTGAGGCAAAACGCAAGACATACCGTCGCATTCTTGTCGTCCTTGCTAGAACCGCTGATGCTCCCGATTTTGCGGAAGGCCGAGGAGATGCGCCACCTCTGCGACGAGGCGGTGGACGAAGCGCCGCCCTCGCTGTTGGTTCGATGCATCGTGCCGCTCATTTACAGGCTgctgcgacggcggcggggtgtgaggcgaggcgaggcgaggcggaTAGAAGGGAGAGGAAGGATTTTTAGTTGCTCAGACGAGGCGAGTCGAGTCGAAATGGACCGAAATGGACCGGCCGAGTCGAGGGCGAAGCGAGCAGAGGAGAGTAGGCGGGAGAGTGAGGTCCAAGGCGTCGGCGAGGAAAAGGCGAGAGACGCAGAtgcaaggcaaaagaagcgGTTGGAGATGTCGTGGCgggttggcgatgctgctccgCGTCGTCGTTTGTGCTCTGTCAAGCCTCAATGTCCAAGGCAGCGTCGGTGCCAGCATCCGTCGGCAGCATCGTTTCCGAGGACGGCGAGATCCAAGACGCAGCGGATCGTGTTCAATGGCGGGACAAGAAGGCAAGAGGCGAAATCAGCGACAGGCGACAGTGTGCGtgagaaagagagacgaagagCGGGCGCGCGAAAAAGACTTTGGCGATGACATGCGGTCGTTCGATTGTCCGGCCGGCTAGTGTCTCGAGATCGGAGACATGGGATGGGGAGAATCCGGGGTAAGAAAGTTTGGAGGTCCAGCACGTTGTTTGTGCCCTGGCCGTTTAGCGAGACCCCAGCGCGCAGAGTCCACAGGAGGGGTTGCAGCACTAGAGCTGGGCGCTGCTACAGGCGGACTGGCTGTTGTCACCATTGCCACAGGGCCTGAGGATGTGCGCCTATCGCTGTGCGGGATTCTATCGTCCTACGGGTCACGTATAGGGACTGGCATCAAATGTATTCATCTGTGCTAGCGGTGCAGCGGCGGTACATGCATCAAGATCCTCTGCAGCGTGAAA is drawn from Trichoderma atroviride chromosome 7, complete sequence and contains these coding sequences:
- a CDS encoding uncharacterized protein (EggNog:ENOG41), which codes for MKLTTSLTNSRRCRCRMSVMMDPKSSCTGCRSKNSTASVHSRSCSMPATCTTIKCPGTLPLSNSSPLPSVPCGTEAHRRWNWSSSTGGCRSGCTRGADDMPDGLLIISYAFGLRQLFTRMSKSAILNLADEKDLDSKAWPRKIKDKVWAVRCAKVDQLYASCRSTIQEYIRPAQDDSSQTNQHIPLSELDSHLASPIQPSMALTSTPRCPKGNHWCDASNLGWMMLVYNELGLLPTIVQPSLMSHLPNVRPPSKSLAQMMETLRSTPSPPAPLHPGSVCDPVPAFRASIADIYNSVTGLTLFDISGKSHGWALSKHKISEPQLLLTAGLNRMAAAHENIHSVVSEFPEEIRLRILGEMEDLEDLQAAARINRGFYETYKRNELQLMRNILRADRIRWGSVGRYSLEDDKAESKILKSEADLLKERGFGDGADAITLRSEDDEGLYDSDDSDDDDDDDDGSVDPLTRNGSVSSQGGRSHASHEDDVVSILARDPPPPFQSREANPPPPLLPVANIDENHDGSEDDDSATPTTPRQRSFELSNESTTPSDQTSVISADDIYEPPMTEEEARRILWPDHLVVTPPPERGAVSPGVEGLREKFRVGDISFIEGLEDKALIKTETKQLQSEHDARIGLLRDDARPSSSSSTRKASNGVEHVEKINGRNGGEDGVEVVLS
- a CDS encoding uncharacterized protein (TransMembrane:10 (i127-152o164-183i195-216o222-242i249-267o287-307i314-334o346-370i377-397o403-421i)) yields the protein MTRSKRRQAPTTPAPASPAASPASAPASASQPLLCSSSSSSSSAAPSYGTATMAINPAPPYVEADSKLGFSTTVVSSGSGDKNDDTHVAETNNGRQDPATDATLSEGIHILEASSTHWWSYLKTADFWAVIAVGQVLSLCITGTNTFTSFLANVGTNIPAFQTVFNYILLFLIYTSIMLWRDGPRVWWDILVKDGWRYLIMSFLDVEGNYFTVLAYRYTNLLSAQLLNFWSIVCVVIISFILLRVRYKIFQVIGILICCGGMGILLASDHITGANGGPGVDMVKGDLFGLLGATLYGVSNVFEEWLVSKRPMHHVLAFMGLFGMIINGIQAAIFDRKSFQEAHWDGAVGGWLAGYTLCLCIFYTLAPLILRMGSAAFFDISLLTANFWGVIIGIHVFGYTIHYLYPIAFVCIVIGLFIYFLSGSVLGDSKKPWLGDNQEDGVAGFGTAKLRALNAARKAQMNATGTEAGAASSE
- a CDS encoding uncharacterized protein (EggNog:ENOG41), yielding MQDKEKTVMETAICSSITRAAGLGDAFWRANLRDVAVMAMSDQNQSINKPLGKGKGVTPVVPPSLASSSSTFQVQIKSEQNVMERLALEFSSLPDREMVPEGSDSAGQQQQLTAPGSSSQITHTSNTPTNNLITKTIRAAMSDINKPK